The Aedes aegypti strain LVP_AGWG chromosome 3, AaegL5.0 Primary Assembly, whole genome shotgun sequence genome contains a region encoding:
- the LOC5567861 gene encoding ketohexokinase isoform X1, with product MFTVISCDARIFFTRIHYISYDVNISNCTIPVMTAKRILCVGLCDLDIIQVCESYPVEDSDQRSSHSRWQRGGNASNNCTVLALLGAKCELLATFSDSEHFGFALRDLERRGIDIGRCVVHRGCEIPLSTVWLGAASGSRTIVHSNPDLPELTVEDFERCDLREYSWVHFEGRRSAAEIDKMIGRVKAWNEMTEPKGTVTISVDLEKPRDSNLLLIANANVVFLGKDFARFLGYNSSQEAVYGLRKSHPGSYTIICPWGSSGISALDEKDQFYSCGVYPPERVRDSLGAGDTFCAGCIFQLNLGKRLQDALEFGSRLAGLKIGDFGFDHLKKKVNNVIVVL from the exons ATGTTTACTGTCATTTCGTGTGATGCTAGAATATTTTTTACCAGAATCCATTACATCAGCTACGACGTAAATATCAG CAACTGCACTATACCCGTTATGACTGCTAAGCGAATCCTGTGCGTAGGTCTTTGTGATCTTGACATCATCCAGGTGTGCGAAAGCTATCCCGTAGAAGATTCGGATCAACG CTCATCTCACAGCCGATGGCAGCGTGGAGGCAACGCATCGAATAACTGTACCGTTCTGGCTCTCCTGGGAGCCAAGTGCGAACTGTTGGCCACATTCAGCGATTCGGAACACTTTGGCTTCGCACTGCGCGATCTGGAACGTCGAGGCATTGACATTGGACGATGCGTTGTGCATCGGGGCTGCGAGATACCACTTTCCACGGTTTGGTTGGGTGCAGCCAGTGGCAGTCGAACCATTGTCCATTCGAATCCCGATCTGCCGGAGCTGACGGTGGAGGATTTCGAGCGATGTGATCTGCGAGAGTACAGCTGGGTTCATTTTGAG GGTAGACGGAGCGCAGCGGAAATCGACAAAATGATCGGCCGAGTCAAGGCTTGGAATGAGATGACGGAACCGAAAGGGACAGTCACCATTTCGGTTGATTTGGAAAAGCCACGTGATTCGAATTTGCTACTGATAGCAAATGCAAACGTTGTCTTTCTTGGGAAAGACTTTGCTCGTTTCCTGGGATATAACTCTTCTCAAGAAGCCGTATACGGGCTTCGAAAATCACATCCAGGAAG TTACACAATAATCTGCCCATGGGGCAGCAGCGGTATCAGTGCTTTGGACGAGAAAGATCAATTCTACAGCTGCGGCGTCTATCCACCGGAAAGGGTGCGAGACAGTCTGGGAGCAGGGGATACCTTCTGTGCCGGGTGCATTTTTCAACTGAATCTTGGTAAACGACTTCAGGACGCTTTGGAGTTTGGTTCACGGTTAGCGGGTTTGAAGATTGGTGACTTCGGATTTGATcatctcaaaaaaaaagttaacaaTGTTATTGTAGTATTATAG
- the LOC5567861 gene encoding 17-beta-hydroxysteroid dehydrogenase 13 isoform X2, with product MSRREMLIRHDSQASYIPNWLECHRKPVTMILRLYSSIILLWDFCIILLYFAMQLLRSLYQIVRPPKRKSVAGEVVAIFGTSRGVGRDLAIQMAELGAKVACVDINSSENDMLVKSINGSGYVAHAFECDLTNKNDIIRTINAIEKRFGQITMFFHCCGVPSPRSLITDPPPIQATLNLSVVSHFWLLEAILPKMKRNNHGHIVFLTSVAGLSGVKHQTPLSVAQFAVQGLFESILDELRIEKFLLTIPISLVHLYPFVLTENCRNDIRMRIPSAFGTIRSEDAARRIIDGVRRNELEISIPKYCLALGHVLKLLPRRATLLLRNLFDTGVDF from the exons ATGTCTAGGCGAGAAATGCTAATCAGACAT GATTCGCAAGCTTCATACATTCCGAACTGGCTCGAGTGCCATAGGAAACCAGTCACAATGATCCTGCGGTTGTACTCTAGTATAATTCTCCTCTGGGACTTTTGCATCATCCTGTTATACTTTGCCATGCAGCTTCTACGGTCACTCTATCAAATAGTACGACCTCCGAAGCGTAAGTCCGTAGCTGGCGAGGTTGTGGCG atcTTCGGAACAAGTAGAGGAGTAGGCCGTGACCTAGCAATTCAGATGGCCGAATTGGGCGCCAAAGTAGCTTGCGTTGATATCAACTCATCCGAGAACGACATGCTAGTGAAGAGTATTAACGGCAGTGGCTACGTTGCCCATGCTTTCGAATGTGACCTCACGAATAAGAACGACATCATTCGCACGATAAATGCCATCGAAAAGCGATTCGGTCAAATAACCATGTTCTTCCACTGCTGTGGTGTCCCTAGTCCGAGATCACTCATCACCGATCCACCGCCAATTCAAGCCACTCTAAATCTGAGTGTCGTCTCGCACTTCTGG cttctggaagcgaTCCTGCCAAAGATGAAACGTAACAATCACGGCCACATCGTGTTCCTCACTTCGGTGGCTGGCCTGAGTGGAGTTAAGCATCAGACGCCTCTCTCCGTGGCGCAATTCGCTGTCCAGGGCCTCTTCGAATCAATCCTCGATGAACTGCGCATCGAAAAGTTCCTCCTCACCATTCCGATCTCCTTGGTGCACCTGTATCCGTTTGTCCTGACGGAAAACTGCCGTAACGACATCCGAATGCGCATCCCGTCCGCATTTGGTACCATCCGGTCGGAAGATGCCGCACGCAGGATCATCGATGGCGTCCGACGCAACGAGCTGGAGATCAGTATTCCCAAGTATTGCCTAGCGTTGGGCCACGTGCTCAAGTTGCTACCGCGACGGGCGACGTTGCTGCTTCGGAATCTCTTCGATACCGGAGTGGATTTCTAG
- the LOC5567861 gene encoding 17-beta-hydroxysteroid dehydrogenase 13 isoform X4, giving the protein MILRLYSSIILLWDFCIILLYFAMQLLRSLYQIVRPPKRKSVAGEVVAIFGTSRGVGRDLAIQMAELGAKVACVDINSSENDMLVKSINGSGYVAHAFECDLTNKNDIIRTINAIEKRFGQITMFFHCCGVPSPRSLITDPPPIQATLNLSVVSHFWLLEAILPKMKRNNHGHIVFLTSVAGLSGVKHQTPLSVAQFAVQGLFESILDELRIEKFLLTIPISLVHLYPFVLTENCRNDIRMRIPSAFGTIRSEDAARRIIDGVRRNELEISIPKYCLALGHVLKLLPRRATLLLRNLFDTGVDF; this is encoded by the exons ATGATCCTGCGGTTGTACTCTAGTATAATTCTCCTCTGGGACTTTTGCATCATCCTGTTATACTTTGCCATGCAGCTTCTACGGTCACTCTATCAAATAGTACGACCTCCGAAGCGTAAGTCCGTAGCTGGCGAGGTTGTGGCG atcTTCGGAACAAGTAGAGGAGTAGGCCGTGACCTAGCAATTCAGATGGCCGAATTGGGCGCCAAAGTAGCTTGCGTTGATATCAACTCATCCGAGAACGACATGCTAGTGAAGAGTATTAACGGCAGTGGCTACGTTGCCCATGCTTTCGAATGTGACCTCACGAATAAGAACGACATCATTCGCACGATAAATGCCATCGAAAAGCGATTCGGTCAAATAACCATGTTCTTCCACTGCTGTGGTGTCCCTAGTCCGAGATCACTCATCACCGATCCACCGCCAATTCAAGCCACTCTAAATCTGAGTGTCGTCTCGCACTTCTGG cttctggaagcgaTCCTGCCAAAGATGAAACGTAACAATCACGGCCACATCGTGTTCCTCACTTCGGTGGCTGGCCTGAGTGGAGTTAAGCATCAGACGCCTCTCTCCGTGGCGCAATTCGCTGTCCAGGGCCTCTTCGAATCAATCCTCGATGAACTGCGCATCGAAAAGTTCCTCCTCACCATTCCGATCTCCTTGGTGCACCTGTATCCGTTTGTCCTGACGGAAAACTGCCGTAACGACATCCGAATGCGCATCCCGTCCGCATTTGGTACCATCCGGTCGGAAGATGCCGCACGCAGGATCATCGATGGCGTCCGACGCAACGAGCTGGAGATCAGTATTCCCAAGTATTGCCTAGCGTTGGGCCACGTGCTCAAGTTGCTACCGCGACGGGCGACGTTGCTGCTTCGGAATCTCTTCGATACCGGAGTGGATTTCTAG
- the LOC5567861 gene encoding ketohexokinase isoform X3: MTAKRILCVGLCDLDIIQVCESYPVEDSDQRSSHSRWQRGGNASNNCTVLALLGAKCELLATFSDSEHFGFALRDLERRGIDIGRCVVHRGCEIPLSTVWLGAASGSRTIVHSNPDLPELTVEDFERCDLREYSWVHFEGRRSAAEIDKMIGRVKAWNEMTEPKGTVTISVDLEKPRDSNLLLIANANVVFLGKDFARFLGYNSSQEAVYGLRKSHPGSYTIICPWGSSGISALDEKDQFYSCGVYPPERVRDSLGAGDTFCAGCIFQLNLGKRLQDALEFGSRLAGLKIGDFGFDHLKKKVNNVIVVL, from the exons ATGACTGCTAAGCGAATCCTGTGCGTAGGTCTTTGTGATCTTGACATCATCCAGGTGTGCGAAAGCTATCCCGTAGAAGATTCGGATCAACG CTCATCTCACAGCCGATGGCAGCGTGGAGGCAACGCATCGAATAACTGTACCGTTCTGGCTCTCCTGGGAGCCAAGTGCGAACTGTTGGCCACATTCAGCGATTCGGAACACTTTGGCTTCGCACTGCGCGATCTGGAACGTCGAGGCATTGACATTGGACGATGCGTTGTGCATCGGGGCTGCGAGATACCACTTTCCACGGTTTGGTTGGGTGCAGCCAGTGGCAGTCGAACCATTGTCCATTCGAATCCCGATCTGCCGGAGCTGACGGTGGAGGATTTCGAGCGATGTGATCTGCGAGAGTACAGCTGGGTTCATTTTGAG GGTAGACGGAGCGCAGCGGAAATCGACAAAATGATCGGCCGAGTCAAGGCTTGGAATGAGATGACGGAACCGAAAGGGACAGTCACCATTTCGGTTGATTTGGAAAAGCCACGTGATTCGAATTTGCTACTGATAGCAAATGCAAACGTTGTCTTTCTTGGGAAAGACTTTGCTCGTTTCCTGGGATATAACTCTTCTCAAGAAGCCGTATACGGGCTTCGAAAATCACATCCAGGAAG TTACACAATAATCTGCCCATGGGGCAGCAGCGGTATCAGTGCTTTGGACGAGAAAGATCAATTCTACAGCTGCGGCGTCTATCCACCGGAAAGGGTGCGAGACAGTCTGGGAGCAGGGGATACCTTCTGTGCCGGGTGCATTTTTCAACTGAATCTTGGTAAACGACTTCAGGACGCTTTGGAGTTTGGTTCACGGTTAGCGGGTTTGAAGATTGGTGACTTCGGATTTGATcatctcaaaaaaaaagttaacaaTGTTATTGTAGTATTATAG
- the LOC5567859 gene encoding glutamyl aminopeptidase — protein MLQLSSSDYGLKMLFPVLGVFLIVGGGSLASSVIPNNYNVQFSTDIHSGSESYDGTVEICFNVTEEVDQLELHARNLTIRVVALNNKDEVYETQPSELPNGNLLLKLENSLPSGNYHLKVTFSGTASDSDAMFKGSYQKGDDESVGHYLMSKPKKCGFLESPSAFPHFGEEHKATFKLSVAHHESFRAWSNMPLEDPPSRHDREEYVVSSFGETPEMHVFDVGFFVADFGSKHVGKVTVVAREDILESLEYVTSVCRDLVKIMDNHTAVDYNVPDYALIVVPRKFSHSNLTEFERKFVNEKFMMYNPEEDDFNKLSAFLRSAGNNLMLQWFGDMIAPEEERLLQAFANVYTYYNAEKIYPHEFMMMHYQVDVVQRSLLRDYERPSSVLNMFWLMVLDSKWATVMENLSKNRQPRTLTTAQLCSEAQTLWKDDYNLPEGTTLESIFNQWMYSDEEPPVLNVQRVYSEGKVILSQNGSEKVLPYNFATKSSHFDQLGPFQWLTTSNETLKFDVPEDHWILFNKEQFGFYRVNYDQRNWELIIQALQTNASSIHRVSRMQLLDDALHFVKNDQLDVSILLNLLTYLRNETCYDVWYDAYIVLKTWYYREMDPPQVVKDFFVHIIEPYYQSFASQDINQSNPQMELHIQSKIADLACWFGKKDCLQQARSRFQQAVSKNIPVEPNWARMTYCYGLHNASDDELEWLLTKNKKQHSCPIAYLRCVDNEKHLRRALTELKKMSNPEKIAAFVSALDENGFKLFHSLLKNEPDLVQVLGSSTIELALERVSKSTKSSKTLKLIEDLEDSLDLPVTGKGSGSPETNIWAKPEAVEFIERYMAQQESR, from the exons ATGCTTCAGTTGAGTTCGAGTGATTACGGCTTGAAGATGTTATTCCCGGTGCTTGGTGTGTTCCTGATCGTTGGAGGTGGCAGTTTGGCTAGCAGTGTTATACCAAATAATTACAATGTTCAATTCAGCACTGACATCCATAGCGGTAGCGAATCGTACGATGGAACCGTTGAAATATGTTTCAACGTAACGGAAGAAGTTGATCAGCTTGAACTCCATGCAAGGAATCTAACGATCAGGGTTGTCGCTCTGAACAATAAGGACGAAGTTTATGAGACGCAACCAAGTGAATTGCCAAACGGAAATCTACTATTGAAATTAGAAAATTCGCTTCCATCGGGGAACTACCATCTGAAGGTCACTTTTAGTGGTACCGCGTCCGATAGCGATGCCATGTTCAAAGGATCGTACCAGAAAGGTGACGATGAATCTGTCGGGCACTATTTGATGAGCAAACCGAAGAAGTGTGGCTTTCTCGAGAGCCCAAGTGCATTCCCTCATTTCGGCGAGGAACACAAAGCAACTTTCAAATTGTCGGTTGCTCACCACGAGAGTTTCCGAGCGTGGTCCAATATGCCTTTGGAAGATCCTCCCTCGCGACACGATCGAGAAGAATATGTTGTTTCCAGTTTTGGAGAAACTCCCGAGATGCATGTTTTCGATGTGGGATTTTTTGTGGCTGACTTTGGTTCAAAGCATGTCGGTAAGGTGACTGTAGTTGCCCGTGAAGACatactggaatccttggagtatGTTACATCCGTGTGTCGCGATCTGGTGAAGATCATGGATAATCATACTGCTGTTGATTACAACGTGCCTGATTACGCATTGATCGTCGTTCCACGCAAGTTCTCTCATTCCAATTTGACGGAGTTTGAGAGGAAATTTGTAAATGAAAAATTCATGATGTACAATCCGGAAGAGGACGACTTCAACAAATTATCTGCATTTTTGAGATCAGCCGGTAACAATCTGATGCTTCAGTGGTTCGGTGACATGATCGCGCCAGAAGAAGAAAGACTTCTCCAGGCGTTCGCGAACGTTTACACTTACTACAATGCGGAGAAGATTTATCCTCACGAGTTCATGATGATGCACTACCAAGTTGATGTCGTACAAAGATCTCTGTTACGAGACTACGAGAGACCCAGCAGTGTGCTGAACATGTTTTGGCTGATGGTGTTGGACAGCAAGTGGGCGACGGTGATGGAGAATTTGTCGAAGAACAGGCAACCACGGACATTGACAACTGCACAATTATGTTCCGAGGCCCAAACTTTGTGGAAAGATGACTACAATCTTCCGGAAGGTACAACACTCGAATCGATCTTCAACCAATGGATGTATAGCGACGAGGAGCCACCTGTTCTGAATGTGCAACGCGTTTACTCGGAAGGTAAAGTGATCCTTTCGCAAAACGGATCAGAGAAGGTTCTTCCGTACAATTTCGCGACAAAATCATCGCACTTTGATCAGCTGGGACCATTCCAGTGGCTCACTACCAGCAATGAAACTTTGAAGTTTGACGTTCCTGAAGATCATTGGATTTTGTTCAACAAGGAACAATTTGGATTCTATCGCGTTAATTACGATCAACGAAACTGGGAACTGATCATTCAAGCTCTTCAGACGAACGCTTCCAGTATTCATCGAGTGAGTCGGATGCAATTGTTGGATGATGCTTTGCATTTTGTGAAGAATGATCAGCTTGATGTTTCAATACTGTTGAACCTACTGACGTATTTAAGGAACGAAACGTGCTATGATGTATGGTATGATGCGTATATTGTGTTGAAAACGTGGTATTATCGTGAAATGGATCCGCCGCAGGTTGTTAAG gattttttcgtaCACATCATTGAGCCATATTATCAGAGTTTTGCGTCGCAGGATATTAACCAATCGAATCCGCAAATGGAACTTCACATTCAATCTAAAATAGCTGATCTTGCCTGTTGGTTTGGTAAGAAGGATTGCTTACAGCAAGCTCGATCTCGTTTCCAACAAGCCGTTTCGAAGAACATACCTGTTGAGCCTAACTGGGCTCGGATGACTTACTGTTACGGTCTTCACAATGCTAGTGATGATGAGTTAGAATGGCTATTAACCAAGAATAAGAAGCAACATTCTTGTCCTATTGCTTACTTGAGGTGCGTTGATAACGAGAAGCATCTACGACGAGCACTGACTGAGTTGAAGAAAATGTCGAACCCCGAAAAAATAGCCGCTTTCGTATCGGCACTAGACGAGAATGGATTTAAACTGTTTCACTCCCTACTGAAAAATGAACCGGATCTGGTGCAAGTTTTGGGATCTTCAACGATCGAGCTTGCTCTGGAGCGCGTCTCAAAGAGCACAAAGAGTTCAAAAACATTGAAGTTGATCGAGGATTTGGAGGACTCTTTGGATCTCCCAGTCACTGGTAAAGGTTCCGGATCACCCGAAACAAATATCTGGGCCAAGCCGGAAGCTGTCGAGTTTATTGAACGTTATATGGCACAGCAGGAAAGTCGCTAG